The Microcaecilia unicolor chromosome 13, aMicUni1.1, whole genome shotgun sequence genome has a window encoding:
- the NUFIP2 gene encoding nuclear fragile X mental retardation-interacting protein 2, which yields MEDQQPGQAQHYCLYRSPPPSPQQHGAHSGTSTARAQPKPLKHEQPHGLQHQETHPKKAGYGDLNGNAGEKENLLKNLDCDETTYITSSSRIPNGSQQLLDTNSAPKQTGKASTFGKVGNKAKSFIQKNSMDKKNDKSYESNPKDNRCADRNETVSIINGGVSTNSCYITNGYVSKAIDNDGSGSESGYTIPKKRKARHNSVKGCENLNLVPENMQSEVNIPSLKQDSESFKAEYLADQKGNRVDSTKVVWKYEAGPGGAGRGKALTGDVQRKNSDAKPAINKKFDDRPKGKHAQATTSKEDSWTLFKPPPVFPVDNSSAKIVPKISYASKVKENLNKASQNSPVSSSSSLSFTGDTVGQRPGRLAQVPMSAMKSVTSANFSNGPILAGSDGKVYPAGTQPLLTTCANTVTATSVKAEGASQDLSTAATDVDQKKSSLFMYPSNMQSVLLGTTQVDLPCQTNQQSLGDIFQNQWGLSFINEPSAGPETVVGKLMDSKMMEVTFQGGYAATLVSQGAEIIPSGTECPLFPKAYELDKRTSAQVHSGMIKPVPGSASEGSVLSMEPHHIGELQKSDASSQGALVFLSKDYEMETHRASPTNILSSAKDQRFQGSLEKNDSWGSFDQRAAVIYHTKEMEAIWNLQKQDPKRVITYDEAMDRPGH from the exons ATGGAGGACCAGCAGCCCGGCCAGGCCCAACACTATTGCTTGTACCGGTCGCCGCCGCCCAGTCCCCAGCAGCATGGAGCGCACAGTGGCACCAGCACCGCCAGAGCCCAGCCCAAGCCGCTGAAACATGAGCAGCCGCACGGCCTCCAGCATCAGGAAACGCACCCGAAGAAAGCAG GTTATGGAGACCTGAAtggtaatgcaggagaaaaagagaactTGCTGAAGAACTTGGACTGTGATGAAACAACATACATTACCTCCTCTTCCAGGATACCTAATGGCAGCCAGCAGCTGCTAGACACTAATTCCGCCCCTAAGCAGACTGGAAAGGCCAGCACTTTTGGAAAAGTAGGAAACAAAGCCAAGAGTTTCATTcagaaaaatagtatggacaaaAAGAATGACAAATCTTATGAAAGTAATCCTAAAGACAATAGATGTGCAGACAGAAATGAGACAGTATCAATTATCAATGGTGGTGTATCAACTAATTCATGTTATATCACTAATGGTTATGTTAGCAAAGCTATAGACAATGATGGTAGTGGATCTGAGAGTGGATATACCATACCGAAGAAACGGAAAGCAAGGCATAACAGTGTCAAGGGTTGTGAAAACTTGAACTTGGTTCCAGAAAATATGCAGTCGGAGGTGAATATCCCATCCTTAAAACAGGACTCTGAGAGTTTCAAGGCCGAGTACCTTGCTGACCAAAAGGGGAACCGTGTTGATTCTACAAAAGTGGTTTGGAAATATGAAGCTGGGCCTGGAGGAGCTGGCCGTGGGAAAGCTTTGACTGGAGATGTACAGAGGAAAAACTCCGATGCCAAACCTGCCATCAACAAAAAATTTGATGATCGACCCAAAGGAAAACATGCTCAAGCAACTACTTCTAAAGAGGACTCATGGACATTATTTAAGCCTCCTCCAGTTTTTCCAGTGGACAACAGTAGTGCTAAAATTGTTCCTAAAATAAGTTATGCAAGCAAAGTTAAAGAGAACCTCAACAAAGCATCTCAGAACTCGCCTGTGTCATCTTCATCTTCGTTGTCATTTACTGGAGATACTGTGGGACAACGACCAGGTCGCCTGGCACAAGTCCCAATGTCTGCTATGAAATCTGTTACTTCAGCTAACTTTTCTAATGGACCAATTTTAGCAGGGTCTGACGGAAAAGTATATCCTGCAGGGACTCAGCCACTGCTTACAACCTGTGCTAATACTGTAACAGCCACATCTGTGAAGGCTGAGGGAGCCTCCCAGGACCTGAGTACAGCTGCCACAGATGTTGATCAAAAGAAGTCTAGCCTTTTTATGTACCCTTCAAATATGCAATCTGTACTTTTGGGCACTACACAGGTGGATCTGCCATGTCAGACAAACCAGCAGAGCCTGGGGGATATCTTCCAGAATCAGTGGGGGCTTTCATTTATAAATGAGCCTAGTGCTGGCCCAGAGACTGTTGTTGGAAAACTGATGGATAGTAAAATGATGGAAGTGACATTTCAAGGGGGATATGCTGCCACTTTGGTTTCACAGGGTGCTGAAATAATTCCCTCAGGAACAGAGTGCCCATTGTTCCCCAAAGCTTATGAGCTGGATAAACGGACTAGTGCTCAAGTTCATAGTGGCATGATAAAACCTGTCCCTGGGTCTGCCAGTGAGGGTAGTGTGTTATCCATGGAACCGCATCATATAGGTGAACTACAAAAATCAGATGCCAGTAGCCAAGGTGCTTTAGTGTTTCTCTCCAAGGACTATGAGATGGAAACACATCGAGCCTCTCCGACAAACATTTTATCCTCCGCCAAAGATCAGAGGTTCCAGGGAAGCCTAGAAAAAAATGATAGCTGGGGTTCATTTGACCAGAGAGCTGCTGTTATATATCACACTAAAG